GGCGAAGATTTTCTCACCGCCGGAGTTGATCGTCACCGAGTCCCGGCCGAGCAGTTCGATCGTGCCGTCGGCAAGGTAGCGGGCGCGGTCTCCCGGCAGCACCACGCGATGCCCGTCGATCATCGGGAAGGAGCGCTCGGTCTTGTCGCGATCGCCGAGATAGCCGAGCGGGATCAGGCTGTGCCGGGCCAGCCAGCCCGTGCTCGGATCGCCCGGCGCAAGAATTCGGCCTTGGTCCTCGTCGACGATGCACGTCCCCGATGCGGGTGTGAACACGCCGGAGGTCGCCGGCGCCTGGCTGGTGCTGAGGTTCGACAGCTGCGATCCGGTTTCTGACGATCCCGCCACGTCGCCGACGACGACGTGCGGCAGGAGCTTCAATATGCGCTCCTTGACCGAGGCGCTGGTCACCGCGCCGCCAACACCGACGAATTGCAGCGAACTACCGCTATAGCCGCCGCGTTCGAATGCATCGCACATCGGGGTCGCGAAGGCGTTGCCGACGAGGTTCGTGAACTGGACAGCCTCGCGGTCGACGATCTCCCACACCGCTGCTGGATCAAGCCGTTCAACGACGTCAGGAAAGACGGTGGTGCCTCCGGTCAGGAAGGCCGACATTGCCATCCATTGGGCGGCGGCGTGCATGAGCGGGGGCAGGGGCATAAGGACACGCCGCTCAGCGGCGACGACTGTGGCGACCCCTTCGACCAGCGAGGGGGCATCAAGCATGCCTGGCGGAAGGAAGCTGGCCAGCGCGCTTTCGATGATGTTCGCCTGTGGCCATAAGGTGCCTTTGGGCATTCCCGTCGTACCGCCGGTATAAACGATGTAGAGGTCGTTGGCGTCGAGCGGCAGGCC
This window of the Sphingobium sp. EM0848 genome carries:
- a CDS encoding acyl-CoA synthetase — its product is MRYNFAELFAAIAAEIPERDCVIFRDRRLSYADIADRSNRLANLLLAHGVTIHRPRADLQPWESGQDHVALYLHNGNEYLEGMIGAATARAASFNVNYRYVEAELSYLLDDASARAIIYHARFAPVLGAILGELRQTPALLLQVADESGNALLSGALDYEEALAASSADAPGLPLDANDLYIVYTGGTTGMPKGTLWPQANIIESALASFLPPGMLDAPSLVEGVATVVAAERRVLMPLPPLMHAAAQWMAMSAFLTGGTTVFPDVVERLDPAAVWEIVDREAVQFTNLVGNAFATPMCDAFERGGYSGSSLQFVGVGGAVTSASVKERILKLLPHVVVGDVAGSSETGSQLSNLSTSQAPATSGVFTPASGTCIVDEDQGRILAPGDPSTGWLARHSLIPLGYLGDRDKTERSFPMIDGHRVVLPGDRARYLADGTIELLGRDSVTINSGGEKIFAEEVEAALADHPAVKDVNVAGRPSDRWGQEVVAIIELRPGHAPTDEDLLAHAGKRLARYKLPKAIVRVDAVIRSPSGKADYGWARKIAAEGLHA